ACATATTTTTACTAAAATCTAATCCAATTACTTTGCCACTTTTCCCTGTTGCATCAGCTAAAGCAAATGACCAGTCACCAGTTCCACAGCATACATCTAATGCTTGATTTCCAGCTTCTACTTGCATGGTTTTCATGACATTTTTCCGCCAAGATTTATGCCTGTTAAAAGATATAACTGAATTCATAAAATCATATCGTTTATATATTTTTTCAAATACGTGATGTACACGTTCTTCTTTTGATTGCTCGGCCACTGATTACCCTTCTTCCATCGCGATTTTGTTAGGCGTGTAGTTCTCTGCATATAGATTATGAACATCATTTTTCAACATTTGATAGTGTGTAGGCAGAAAATCCACAAGCTCTTTTGAGACGAGTAAATGTTTATAGATAAATGATTCAATTGTTTGGTCTACTTGATTATATGTGAGATTAAAATCTTGGCCATGGATCAAAAATTCTACTAATGGTGCTCTTTGATCTGTTATAAAAAGGTGCTTCTCTTTAATTAATTTTCGTGTAAATAACCAATTTTTCGCAAACTCGTTAATCGCTGACCTGTTAAAATGTTCGGCTACGCGTATAACCAAAATTGATTCTAGACTTTTTATATTTTCCATGAGATCTGAGATTGAATCATGCACTTCATAATAGATCATCATCTTTAACTCATTAATTTCTTTAATCGCTGATGCTAGTGTGCGAATCATCGGTATGTCGTCAAGCTTTGCGAGCATATAGTAATATAGGCCACTATAATAATCTCCAGCCAATACCGTTAATTGCCTGTTTCTTTTATATGTATCAGATTCTTCTATATTATTTTCAGTTACCAAGTCATGTGTATCTAATGCAATTTGCACTAACATTGTAGTGATAACATAATTCTTTTTCTTTATATCAGTATAATTTGTATTTTGTATTAATGTATACAATATCATGAGTTTATCATTATCGATCTCGGGTTTTTGTAGATGCTTTTGCAAATAAGAATCTTGTAAGATATCCTCTAATTCCTCTTGTATATGTTTGATGGACAAACCCGACATACTTTTCACCCAAACCCTTCTTTAAAACCCCTTAATTTCTAAACATAATTATAACATAAGATATATAATTCCGCTTTTTTTATGTATGTAGTAACAATTAATTATCATTTCTAACTTCTCCAACATTTGATTGAATAATTGCTTTACCTTTAATTTTAATTGCTGAAGTGTGCTCTGTAAATTGAACAACTAAAATTTCATCCTCATCTAATTTTTCAGCATGATGAAACCGTGTATCAGTACCTCTAGTCAAACCGATTACTTGAACACCATTTTCTAGTGCTTTAACAATGAAATATTCACCTTTATTTACATCCTGCATAAAAAGCACCTCCTAAATATGTAAGAAGAAAATTGTAAAAGAAAAAGGGTGCAATATGCACCCTTCACTCATGCCCGTATGTAAAAAATTATTTTACAATATCTTTAAGGGCTTTACCTGCTTTAAAAGCTGGTACTTTACTTGCTGCAATTTCAATCTCAGCACCTGTTTGAGGGTTACGTCCTTTACGTGCAGCACGTTCGCGCACTTCAAAGTTACCGAAACCGATCAATTGTACTTTTTCACCATCTTTAAGTGAATCCATGATAGATTCAAAAACTGCATCTACAGCTTTTGTAGCATCTTTCTTGGATAGTTCACTTTTTTCAGCGACTGAATTGATAAGATCTGTTTTGTTCATGATATTCACCTCCTCCCAAAATCATTTACGTTGAAGCATCGAACTAAAATGGCAATATTCCATTTGTTCACTAATTTCATCCAACTTATACTTCCAATCATCAATAAAATGATGACAAAGCTTATAATAAACGACTTTCTGCTTAAATTCAACAAAAAACAGCAATAATTATAATATTTTGTTCTTTATACCTAGTAATAAGCCCACTTTTTACTAGGATACATTATAAAATATAATTAAAGAGAAATCTTAATAAATGCTTATGTGATAGGTTTTTCAGTCATTTAAAAACCAAAAAACGACTTGGAATTCAAGCCGTTAAAGGATAATTGCTATTAAGCCACCAGAACCTTCATTAATAATTCGTTCTAATGTCTCTTTTAATTTATATCTAGCGTTTTCTGGCATCAATGATAACTTCGCTTGGATACCTTCACGTACGATGGAACTTAATGATCGACCAAATATATCAGATTGCCAAATCGATAATGGATCATCTTCAAAGTCTTGCATTAAGTATCGCACTAACTCTTCACTTTGTTTCTCTGTACCGATAATTGGTGCGAACTCGGATTCTACCTCTACTTTAATCATGTGAATAGACGGCGCTACTGCCTTTAACCTGACTCCAAACCTTGCACCTTGACGAATGATCTCCGGCTCGTCTAACACCATATCAGCTATCGATGGTGCAGCTACACCATAGCCGGTTTGTTTAACCATTTGTAAAGCATCAGCAATTTGATCATATTCTCGTTTTGCTTTCGCAAAATCTTGCATTAATTCAAGTAAGTGATCTTTACCTCTGATTTCTTCTCCCACTATTTCTTTTAAAACTTGATCATATAAGTGGTCTGGAGCTTGCAAATCAATTTCAGCAATACCCTCACCCATTTGGATCCCAGCAATCTGTGCACGGTCAATGTAATCATAATCATCGAATTGACCAACAACGCGATCTACATCTCGCAAACGTTTAATATCTCTCACTGTTTCCTGAATTGCCAATTGATAGCTCTCTCGTAACCAATGATCATCATCTAAAACCATTACCCAACTAGGTAAGTTAACATTCACTTCTAAAACAGGAAATTCATACAATGCTTCTCTCAATACATTATATACATCATGTTCTTTCATACTTTCTACACTCATAGCTAATACAGGAATATCATATTCATCTGCAAGCTGTTGTCTGAGTAGCTCTGTATCTTGATGGTAAGGCTGAACAGAGTTTACCACCATGATAAAAGGTTTACCCACCTCTTTTAATTCATCAACCACACGTTGTTCTGCTTCGACGTAGTCAATACGAGGTATATCCCCTATCGATCCATCAGTTGTTACAACAACACCCATGGTAGAATGCTCTTGAATAACTTTCCTTGTTCCAATCTCTGCTGCTTCATGAAACGGAATTGGCTCTTCATACCACGGCGTATGAATCATCCTTGGACCATTTTCATCTTCGAAACCTTGTGCACCCTCAACTGCATAACCAACGCAGTCTACAAGCCTTACATTTACATCCAAACCATCATCAACATGGATGGACACCGCTTGATTTGGCACAAATTTCGGTTCAGTTGTCATAATCGTTTTACCCGCTGCACTTTGTGGTAGTTCATCTTGTGCACGTGCACGATCGCCTTCATCTGCAATATTAGGTAAGACAACCTGTTCCATGAATTTTTTAATGAATGTAGATTTCCCAGTACGTACTGCTCCTACAACACCTAAATAAATATCTCCATTCGTTCGTTTCGAGATATCTTTAAAAATATCAACTCTTTCCAAGTGATCCCCTCCCGATCTACTTCACCATAAACGATTACGAATCTTTGACATTTACAGTCTATGACATTGTCCTACTGTAATATGACTCGAATGAAAATAAAAATTCGAAAATGTCAAATCTTATGTAGATGAAGCCCAGTTGAACTAATTGTCCACTCCTAAGATTATTACTACAGAGAATCACTTTTTATGCTAAAAAGAATGTCATTTTTAAAAAAAGTATAAAAAAGACCGAGATAGAAGGGGCAATTTCTATCTCGGTATGACTAAATAATACCCAAAGCAACTCTAAAATGAATGCTTGTGCGTTTTATATTATGCTAATGATCCTATTTTGCATCCTCATATGCCCAGTTCTGTCTACTTTTTAAAAAGTTGACTCAATGAGTTTATATCAGTTGGAACATTATTCTTTGTAATAGATTCGACTAACTTATCTTCTTTCTCTTTTGAAATTGGCTTATTTGCCATCTTAGCTAACTGTCTAACTAGGTTTCGTACTGTTGTTTCATTTGAAAAATCAGCATTTTGAACAGAATTAGCTACCTTTATTATCTCATCTGATTTAATATTGGATTTTTTCTGGATCTGATCAAACATATTGTTTTTGTAATCGCTCACGAACTTCTCCTCCTTGACTAAATAGCTTCAACATACTATATGCAAGGAGGAATCATGATGTTAATCTATATAACGATTACTTAAAATAGCTGATAAATCTTCCATTTCATGGCGTCGCATTCGTGTCATTAATTCATCAACAACATTTTTCGGATCAGCATTTTCAAATAGAATGTGATATAAGCCCGTCGTAATAGGCATGTCGATCTTTTGGGAAATCGAAAGATGATATGCTGCCTCTGTTGTATAAACGCCTTCCACAACCATTCCCATTTCTTCTAACACATGATCAAGTACATTACCTTTAGCTAAAAGGTTACCCGCTTTCCAATTTCGACTATGAACGCTTGTACACGTAACAATCAAGTCACCAACACCGCTAAGTCCGATAAATGTTAACGGATCTGCCCCCATTGCTGTACCTAACCGTGCTATTTCAGCCAAACCTCTCGTCATTAAAGCTGCTTTTGCATTATCACCATATCCTAGACCGTCAGATATACCTGCTCCTAAAGCAATAATATTTTTTAAAGAGCCTCCTAATTCTACACCTATCATATCTGGACTAGTATACACACGGAAATCCTTATTAATAAACAGATCCTGTGCTTTTTGTGCTTCAGCAATACTTTTTGATGAAGCAGTTACTGTTGTAGGATGTTTTATAGCTACTTCCTCAGCGTGACTTGGTCCAGATAAAACAACTATTTCCTCAAAAAGATTCTTTGGAAGTTCTTCCTCCATCATTTCTGAAACACGTTTAAATGATTTAGGTTCAATTCCTTTTGTACCATGGATAATAGTCACTTTATGATCAATTGTTTTAGCCACTTGTCTACAAACCTCACGAATAGCTTTCGTAGGTAAGACAAATACAATTGTAGTAACTTCTTTTAATGCTGTGGCTAAATGATTCGTTATAACTAAATCATCCGGTATTTCGATATCTGGCAAGTAGTCGTCATTTTTATGTGTACTGTTCATTTTGTCCGCATGCGCTTGTTTATTTGTCCATAAGCGAACATCATGACCATTCTCTTTTAATACCAAAGCTAAAGCTGTTCCCCAACTTCCAGCACCTAACACTGCAATTCTATCCATCTATTTCTCCCTCCTAATTTAACTTCTGCGTCTTGCAAATATTTTGATAGGCGTGCCTTCAAATCCAAAAGCAGCACGTATACGATTCTCTAAGAATCTTTCGTATGAAAAGTGCAACAGTTCTGGATCATTAACAAACACAGCAAAACTAGGAGGTTTAACTGCTACTTGTGTTGCATATAATATCTTAAGTTTCTTGCCTTTAAATGTACTGGTTGGATTTGTTGCAATAGCATCCATAATAACGTCATTTAAAACGTTTGTTTCTACACGTTTTGAATGATTCTCACTAGCTATTAAGACTTGTGGAATTAACGTTTGCGTACGCTTTTTCGTTTTAGCTGATAAAAACACAATTGGTGCATAATCTAAAAACGGAAAGTGAACACGAATCTTTTCTTCGAATTCCTTCATCGCCTTATCATCAGACACCACTGTATCCCATTTGTTCACTACAATAACAACAGCTTTACCTGCCTGATGTGCATAACCTGCAATTTTTTTATCTTGTTCAATAATACCTGTTTCAGCATCAATTAATGTCAAAACAACGTCTGAACGCTCAATTGCTTTTAATGCACGTAAAATACTATATCTTTCTGTCGACTCATAGATTTTACCACGTTTACGCATACCAGCAGTATCAATTATCACAAAATCCTGGTCATCTTTTGTAAAAGGAGAATCAATCGCATCACGTGTCGTTCCTGGAATATTACTAACAATCACACGTTCCTGTTGTAATAAGGAGTTAACTAATGACGATTTCCCTACATTTGGTCTACCAATTAAACTAAAGTGAATAGTATCTTGATCAACATCATCCTGCTCTAAGGATGGGAAATACGATACCACTTTATCTAAAAGGTCCCCTAGTCCTAGCCCGTGCGTACCAGAAATAGAATATGGCTCACCAAAACCGAGTGAGTAGAATTCATAAATTTGTTCACGCATCTCTGGATTATCTACTTTATTTACAGCTAAGACAACTGGTTTGTTTGATTTAAATAAGATTTTAGCTACTTCTTCATCAGCAGCTGTAATTCCTTCTCGTCCATTTACCATGAAAATAATAACATCGGCTTCTCGAATGGCTACATCAGCTTGTTCTCGCATTTGAACAAGTAATGGTTCATCGCCTAATTCAATACCACCTGTATCAATAAGATTAAATGTAGTTGTCAACCATTCTGCCGGCGCATAAATACGATCTCTCGTAACACCAGGCGTATCTTCTACAATGGAGATCCTTTCCCCCACAAGTCGATTAAATATCGTTGATTTACCTACGTTTGGTCTTCCTACAATTGCTACTACTGATTTTCTCATGAAAGGTACATCCTTTCTTCATACATTCATATAATGTGTTTCACTTATAGTAGATAGAAATTACAATTTATCAGATAATAATCTATTTCTATAACCTTAACTTATACATTTTAACAAAAGCGGTAACTTTAAACAACAATTGATTTTATCAAAGCATATATCCAAAAAATAGTAATTTTCTAACCTCTAAATTCCGTTACACCTCATAAAAATTAGTTAATGTTTCACAATGATATATAATTCATCGCTAAGTGCATGACAGATACCATCAATAATTGCTTCTAGATTTGCAGCAACCTTTTCCAATTCATCTTTATTATTACACAAAAAAATAGGTGCACCACCAGATACTTTTTCTTCATTTGTTGTAATGATAGCTAAAATTGCTTTCTCTATATCCATCCTACTTCCCTCTATTCTTTTTATTAGCTTTAGACTCAGAAGGCATTCGTATTGCATTTTCTAATACTGGAACGGCTCCAATGACATTCACAGCTTTTTCAACGTCTTGATTCTGAGGTAAAATGAAAACACCAATTCTTCCGTCATCTAGATCTCGTTTAATTAATGGGACAAGGGCCGGTGTTCCAGAATCACGAAACACACCTAAAGAAACAGAAACATCATGTAAAATAGCCTGTCTCTGTCCTAAATTTGCTATAGTAGAGCGGACGTTAAAATTTTTGGGCGTGAGTACAAAACCCATTCCATACTGCAATATTTCTTTTTGTCTAGCCGGGAGGCCAATATTCATAATGTAGATATTATCAACATACAGTCCAGCACCGTCAAAATGAACTTCTTTCTTTTCAATGTTTACAATTTCTTTCATAGTCGAACCACTCATTAATTTTCGCACTACGATAAAACTAAAAACAGCAAAAATTGATGCTATCCACCAATTAAACACAATGTAGATTAATGTAGTTAAAAAAGATACGAAAATAACAAGATAATTTCTGCTCTCAAACGCTACAGCAATACCTTCAATGTATGTATTCCCTCTAGGAACTAACTCATAACTATCTAATTCTGCTAATGTATTACGTTCCATATTTCGAACTTCTCTAAATTGTGATGCAGCAATTGTAAGGAAGGTAACGGCAGTAAATTCCTTTTCCATAATAGCTGGTATTGCAACAGCACCTAGGGCGGCAGCAATAAAACCTAAGGCAAGATGAATTACTTTTCCATGCAAATATGTGGGATACTGTCGATAGTCTGTTCGAAGCATAATAGCACGAGAAATTGTCCCAAATGTTACGCCAAAAATAATTGGTAATGTGTATTCATTCATTTGTCCACCTCTTCTTTTGCAGTTCTACTTGTTGTAGTATATCCTCGAACTTTAATTTTATTTCCGTCCATAAATATAAAATAAACAAGGAAGCAGTTTGTAAACATATTAAGTCCAATATATTACTATCTCCAATTGTGAGATTCCAGCCAATTTCACCAACTATCATGATATAAACTACTTCACCAAAACTTACTGCAAGGCAACAGACTAAATAACGTTGTAAGTATTTACGATTACATAACATCGTAAGTGTAATTACAATAAAAGCATATAAATACATACGAGGTATAATCACCCATATAGGGCTGACAACTTCCCATAAACGTAAACCAGCGTAGCTGAAACCAATCAATATAATAACAAAAAGCATGTATACTTTACGGGTTTGTCTAGTAAGAAGAAAAAATGAACCTAAAACAACGATACAAAAAGACAGACCTATCTCGTAACCCAGAATAGTGAATTTCACTAAAGATAGGGATATGATAAGCAATATAAAGAAAGATAATGTTGTTCTAAATTTCCCCTTTTGCATTAAAAATGTTGTAATAATCCAAAATATCCAGCCAAGCCAATAAAATAAAACCCCATCCATCCTAATCACCACCAGTAACCATTATAGCTATTGATACGTACTTTTAAACACAAATTAGTTAAGGTAATGAAACGCAAAAAAATCCATGCTTATGAGTATAAGCACGGATTCCTCTTAATTTATTTATATTTATCTAATTTGTTACCAATCATATCACCAAGTTGAAAACCTGCGTGATCACTTTCCTTTACATAAGCTTTTAAATCTTGTTGATTCTGATCGGCTTCTATTTCTTTAATACTCAATGAAACACGCTTATCCTTTTCATTTACATCTAACACCTTCACTTTTATTGACTGCCCTTCAGACAATACTTCTTGAGGCGTACCAATATGTTCAGTAGATATTTGCGAAATGTGTACAAGTCCCTCAACTCCAGGCAAAACTTCCACAAAGGCTCCAAAGTTAACTAAACGTTTTACTGTCCCTTCCGCTATGCTACCAGATTGTAATTTTTCTTCAATATTTTCCCACGGTCCTGGTTTTGTTTCTTTTACGGAAAGTGAAATTCGTTCGTTTTCTTTATTAATTGCAAGGACTTTTACTTTAATTGCTTCACCTTCTGAAACGACATCCGATGCTTTTTCAACGTGATCATGTGATAGTTGAGAAATGTGTACAAGTCCATCAATTCCACCTAGATCAACAAACACACCGAAATTGGTAATTCGCGCAACTTTTCCTTCTAGTATTTGACCTTCGGTTATGGAAGCCAATACTTTTTGTTTTTTTTCACTCTGATCAGCTTCAACTACTGCACGATGAGATAGAATCAAGCGGTTTTGATCTCGATCGAATTCCACAACTTTCAAAGCTAGTACCTTATCTTGATAGTCAGAGAAATCCTCAACGTAATGATCCTCTATTAGAGAAGCAGGAATGAACCCCCTTAAACCAACATCGACAACTAATCCACCCTTTACCACGTCTTTAACTGTCGCTTCAAATATTTCACCATTATTAAA
The nucleotide sequence above comes from Paraliobacillus zengyii. Encoded proteins:
- a CDS encoding heptaprenyl diphosphate synthase component 1, with the translated sequence MSGLSIKHIQEELEDILQDSYLQKHLQKPEIDNDKLMILYTLIQNTNYTDIKKKNYVITTMLVQIALDTHDLVTENNIEESDTYKRNRQLTVLAGDYYSGLYYYMLAKLDDIPMIRTLASAIKEINELKMMIYYEVHDSISDLMENIKSLESILVIRVAEHFNRSAINEFAKNWLFTRKLIKEKHLFITDQRAPLVEFLIHGQDFNLTYNQVDQTIESFIYKHLLVSKELVDFLPTHYQMLKNDVHNLYAENYTPNKIAMEEG
- the mtrB gene encoding trp RNA-binding attenuation protein MtrB is translated as MQDVNKGEYFIVKALENGVQVIGLTRGTDTRFHHAEKLDEDEILVVQFTEHTSAIKIKGKAIIQSNVGEVRNDN
- a CDS encoding HU family DNA-binding protein, with the translated sequence MNKTDLINSVAEKSELSKKDATKAVDAVFESIMDSLKDGEKVQLIGFGNFEVRERAARKGRNPQTGAEIEIAASKVPAFKAGKALKDIVK
- the spoIVA gene encoding stage IV sporulation protein A gives rise to the protein MERVDIFKDISKRTNGDIYLGVVGAVRTGKSTFIKKFMEQVVLPNIADEGDRARAQDELPQSAAGKTIMTTEPKFVPNQAVSIHVDDGLDVNVRLVDCVGYAVEGAQGFEDENGPRMIHTPWYEEPIPFHEAAEIGTRKVIQEHSTMGVVVTTDGSIGDIPRIDYVEAEQRVVDELKEVGKPFIMVVNSVQPYHQDTELLRQQLADEYDIPVLAMSVESMKEHDVYNVLREALYEFPVLEVNVNLPSWVMVLDDDHWLRESYQLAIQETVRDIKRLRDVDRVVGQFDDYDYIDRAQIAGIQMGEGIAEIDLQAPDHLYDQVLKEIVGEEIRGKDHLLELMQDFAKAKREYDQIADALQMVKQTGYGVAAPSIADMVLDEPEIIRQGARFGVRLKAVAPSIHMIKVEVESEFAPIIGTEKQSEELVRYLMQDFEDDPLSIWQSDIFGRSLSSIVREGIQAKLSLMPENARYKLKETLERIINEGSGGLIAIIL
- a CDS encoding stage VI sporulation protein F; translated protein: MSDYKNNMFDQIQKKSNIKSDEIIKVANSVQNADFSNETTVRNLVRQLAKMANKPISKEKEDKLVESITKNNVPTDINSLSQLFKK
- a CDS encoding NAD(P)H-dependent glycerol-3-phosphate dehydrogenase, producing MDRIAVLGAGSWGTALALVLKENGHDVRLWTNKQAHADKMNSTHKNDDYLPDIEIPDDLVITNHLATALKEVTTIVFVLPTKAIREVCRQVAKTIDHKVTIIHGTKGIEPKSFKRVSEMMEEELPKNLFEEIVVLSGPSHAEEVAIKHPTTVTASSKSIAEAQKAQDLFINKDFRVYTSPDMIGVELGGSLKNIIALGAGISDGLGYGDNAKAALMTRGLAEIARLGTAMGADPLTFIGLSGVGDLIVTCTSVHSRNWKAGNLLAKGNVLDHVLEEMGMVVEGVYTTEAAYHLSISQKIDMPITTGLYHILFENADPKNVVDELMTRMRRHEMEDLSAILSNRYID
- the der gene encoding ribosome biogenesis GTPase Der; translated protein: MRKSVVAIVGRPNVGKSTIFNRLVGERISIVEDTPGVTRDRIYAPAEWLTTTFNLIDTGGIELGDEPLLVQMREQADVAIREADVIIFMVNGREGITAADEEVAKILFKSNKPVVLAVNKVDNPEMREQIYEFYSLGFGEPYSISGTHGLGLGDLLDKVVSYFPSLEQDDVDQDTIHFSLIGRPNVGKSSLVNSLLQQERVIVSNIPGTTRDAIDSPFTKDDQDFVIIDTAGMRKRGKIYESTERYSILRALKAIERSDVVLTLIDAETGIIEQDKKIAGYAHQAGKAVVIVVNKWDTVVSDDKAMKEFEEKIRVHFPFLDYAPIVFLSAKTKKRTQTLIPQVLIASENHSKRVETNVLNDVIMDAIATNPTSTFKGKKLKILYATQVAVKPPSFAVFVNDPELLHFSYERFLENRIRAAFGFEGTPIKIFARRRS
- a CDS encoding capping complex subunit for YIEGIA: MDIEKAILAIITTNEEKVSGGAPIFLCNNKDELEKVAANLEAIIDGICHALSDELYIIVKH
- a CDS encoding YIEGIA family protein translates to MNEYTLPIIFGVTFGTISRAIMLRTDYRQYPTYLHGKVIHLALGFIAAALGAVAIPAIMEKEFTAVTFLTIAASQFREVRNMERNTLAELDSYELVPRGNTYIEGIAVAFESRNYLVIFVSFLTTLIYIVFNWWIASIFAVFSFIVVRKLMSGSTMKEIVNIEKKEVHFDGAGLYVDNIYIMNIGLPARQKEILQYGMGFVLTPKNFNVRSTIANLGQRQAILHDVSVSLGVFRDSGTPALVPLIKRDLDDGRIGVFILPQNQDVEKAVNVIGAVPVLENAIRMPSESKANKKNRGK
- a CDS encoding YphA family membrane protein; amino-acid sequence: MDGVLFYWLGWIFWIITTFLMQKGKFRTTLSFFILLIISLSLVKFTILGYEIGLSFCIVVLGSFFLLTRQTRKVYMLFVIILIGFSYAGLRLWEVVSPIWVIIPRMYLYAFIVITLTMLCNRKYLQRYLVCCLAVSFGEVVYIMIVGEIGWNLTIGDSNILDLICLQTASLFILYLWTEIKLKFEDILQQVELQKKRWTNE
- the rpsA gene encoding 30S ribosomal protein S1 produces the protein MDEMNNEVSNFKELTEGETITGKVVKVEEKQVLVDIGYKVEGIVPISELSSLHVEKASDVVSEGDELTLKIKKVDDEEIVLSKRAIDADKAWDDLEGKFNNGEIFEATVKDVVKGGLVVDVGLRGFIPASLIEDHYVEDFSDYQDKVLALKVVEFDRDQNRLILSHRAVVEADQSEKKQKVLASITEGQILEGKVARITNFGVFVDLGGIDGLVHISQLSHDHVEKASDVVSEGEAIKVKVLAINKENERISLSVKETKPGPWENIEEKLQSGSIAEGTVKRLVNFGAFVEVLPGVEGLVHISQISTEHIGTPQEVLSEGQSIKVKVLDVNEKDKRVSLSIKEIEADQNQQDLKAYVKESDHAGFQLGDMIGNKLDKYK